The Equus caballus isolate H_3958 breed thoroughbred chromosome 28, TB-T2T, whole genome shotgun sequence region CAgctgtggagggagagaggagacaagCACAACTCTGGGGCTTTGGGCTGGAGCGTCCGGGGGCGTGGTGCCACTTGCTGAGATGGGGCAGACAGAGAGGGCAGACTCGGGCGACTGAAGAATGCTGGCCTGGATGAGGTAGGTGCAAGCACCCTTAGGCCCCCACAAAGAGCAGACGTGGTCTGGACCTCGGGGAGGGGTCTGGGCAGCGCCAGGAGGCGGAGAATGTAACCCCTGGGAGCAGAGAAGTCATCGGAGAGTGTAGACAGGGCAGCAAGAGCTCCGAGGAAGCGGCCTGGGACATGCTGATGTATACAGTCCACAAAGCTGTGGGTAACCCAGCACAAGGCTGCCCAGGGGGCCTGGAAGCAAGGGAAGGAGAGTCCCATGGAGAAGGGAGACCTGCTGTGTCAGATGTCCCCAGAGGGTAAGGATGGATCCTCAAAGTCTGCTCCGGAGCTGGCCTTGACCCTCCGGCTGGGTGGAGCCTTGCACCTGCTCTCCGGGGCAGGAATCACTTGCCTCTTCTGGGTCAGTAGCTTCGGGCTTTGATTCATTGATATCTGCAGCCGCCTGTGCTCCTGGGGTCCTCCAGGCCTCCTCGGCCCTCCCCTCTCGGCCCCCACAGCCTGCAGCCTGGCCTGGTCTCCAACTGGAGGCTCCCACTGCACGCTGCCTTCCTGTGCTCAGATAACGGTTCACATCGCCTGGCCCGGGAGGTGGCACCCCCAGGGTTGGCATCACGAACATGGTTCCCGCTCCAGGAGCTCTGGGGACGTCTTTGGCAACACAAACCCGGCAGCGGCTTCTGGCCTTCTGAGTGCTCTCTCCTTCAAGGCCAGGCTTTTGcccagcccttcctcccccaAGTCCAGGGAGGGACAGCAGGAAGCACCGGGGCATCGCGCTCCTTCTGTGGGTCAGGCACCCAGCTGGTGCCTCCAAATGCTCTCTTCCACCCTTTCTGTGTGAGGGGCCGTCGATCCTTATCCTCATTGCTGGAGGAGGATATCCTCattgctgaggctcagagagagtcAAAGCTTGACAAGAGGGCGGGGGCCGCATCTGTCTGCCTTTCCACTGTGTCTGGCACTtagcccagcacctggcacatactAGACACTCAATGGCTAttcctggaaggagaggaggggagagaggagccaAGGCCCTGCCACAGGGTGAGAGGCTGGGACCGGAAGCCTGGTGTGGCTCCAGGGTGTACCCTTCCACCTCCCCTCCCAAgcctttactgagcacctactctgcgCTGGGTGCCTCCCTGGCCTCACAGGACACTGAGATCCAGTCATTACAGCCCCATTTTGGCAGAGCAGGAGCTGAAGTGGGGGCCCAGGGTCAAGGGCACACCTAGCCTCGGTCTGGCCCTTGCCAACTGAGCTTCATGGCCACAGAAGGCACTGGTGCAGTCACTCACATAAGCCTCATGTGGGGGTCCACAGGCTGGGCGTGGATCCTCATCACCCTGCCTGAAGCGCAGTTTCTGTCCACAGCCTCTCCCAGCCCAGGCGCCCTGTCCAGCCCCTGGTGGCTGCTCAGTAGCCATtcgctggggctggggctgcgtCCTAATGCTGGGACTCGTGGGAGGCTGAGGGGAGCATTTCCCACTGGTCTTCTGTCTTCCTGCTCAGCTGTCCCTGTGGCCAGGCAGGAGTTGAGGACTGAGGACCCACCGAGAGGGCAGGGCGCCTCTGGACCTCCCAGCGCCCGGGCGGAGAGAAGGGGCTCCCTCTGCAGCTTGTCAGCAGGACGAGGCCAAGTTAGGACTGGCTCGTGCCAGGGTCATGCCTCACATCTGTGGCATCCCAAGGGGGCTCACAGGACaggaaaggaagcagagggaggctGAGGTCGTCACTTGGGCTCCAGCtcagagaaggcaggagaggcAGCCTCTGGAGTTTCATGGCAGAGACAGCGGCCATGCTCAGCTTCTTCTACTGCCTCGGAGCCTTTTCTGGAAGAACGACAATGTCTGCAGCCTTGAGGCAAGGGTGGGAAACCGAGGCAGGGTTTGAGTCCCAGGCCTGCCCTGCACCGGTTGTGTGGCTCAGGCAGGTCCTCCCCGCTCTGACCCCAGGCAGCCTCACCCGTCCTTCCATCTGCAGATGTCTGCCGGACTCTGGCCCCGCAGGCCCTGATCCAGAGGCACCAGGCTCTCCTCGCGGGAGCAGAGCAGACCCGTAAACTGGGTGCTAGCAGACTGCGCATGATCTCCTCAGCGAATCCCGTGGGCCTCACCTTCAGGCTTTAACCCACCTCACTCGCCACTTCTCCTGAGGCCGGCCTGGTCCCAGCCACCGGCGCCTCTGCCTGGACCATTGCAGTAGCCCCTCGCCGGGTCTGCCTTCCACTGCTTCTCCTCACGGCAGCCAGAGGCTCCATCAGAATCTCCGTCCCATCCCGCCCAGTCTCTCTCCAAGCCCTCCAGTGGCTCCCAGCTCACTCAGAGTAAGAACTCAGGCCTGTTCAATGGCCCTCgccccagccccccacctccaccctccctccctccgctcTCTGCACTCGGGCCACACCACCACATAGGCCCCCCTGCAGCTCCTGGGACGCTGCCAGCATGCTTCTGCCTCGGAGCGCCTGCACCTGCTGTTCCCCTGCTGGACACACTCTTCCCGATGCACACCTGCCTTCCTTCTGAGGGCAGTATGGGAAGGCCCTCCGTGACCCTTTATTTAAAACAGCAAGCTGCCCCATTACCACACTCACCCTCCTCACTTTGCCGTATTTTCCCCAACACCTAGCACACTGCTACACTGCGTATTCACTTGTTGGTTTATGGTCTGTCTTCCCTCAGCTGGAACACAAgttccacaagggcagggatttCTTGGGGGTCCATTTTGGTTATCgctgtatccccagggcctgaACAGGGGCTGGAatgagtaggtgctcaataaatatttgctgaatgaaggagCAGATGAATTCCTACCTAAGGGGGCCTtccctgggtgtggacagggTCTGGCTCTTGGGTGCAGGGGCTTGGCCTTCCTGGACCCAGGGAGCCCCCCTTGGTGGGGCCGCAGCCCCTTCCCCACACCCAGGGCCTTTGCTGACGGAGCTGTTCCCTcagggagcagagagcagaggtgCCTGCACTCTTGGTCCCAGAGGGTGGAGCAATGGCCTGAACCGCTCTGATGGCAGCCTTCGAGCAGCCAGGACAGAGGCTCCTGGAGTCCCAACAGCCATCTTTGCACCCCAGAGCCTCACAGAAACTGGTGCCCACTGGGTACTGCATTccttcactcaacaaacacttccTGCCCGCCTACCACGTCCTGGCACACACGGAGCCACGAGAACAGGATCCCCTCGGTCTCCGTCCTCATGTGTTTGCTGCCTGGTGGGGGGTGAGGGTGAGCATCGAACAAGAAACCACAGGGCTGGGTGACCATGTGAGCGGGGAGCCCCACTGGGGAGACACCCCTCCCTGCATAGGTGCCATCGCAGCATGAGCAGGAGTCAGCCAGGCGTAGAGCTGGACCAAACTGCCCCATCCACCTGCACTCCAGCCCTGACTCTGCCAcatgcttgctgtgtgaccttgggcgagtcactacctctctgagcctcactttccagAGCTGTAAAATGTGAGGAAACCTCCCTCACAGAGTTACAGTGGGACGCAAATGAGAGCTCGCATGGGAGGGTGCCTGGTGCACAGAGGCTCTTACGAAatgcttcttccttccttccaggttGCTGGGGATCCAGAAAATCTGGAACAGGAGCCCCTAATCCGAAGAGCTAGAAATGGTAAGCACACAGGTCTGCAGCTTCCATCAGATACTCAGAGGGACCCGTGACCCACGACCCGGAGAAGGCTGAAGAGCCCTGGTTTCTTGTAATGAGATCAAAAGGGGCCTGGTGAAGGCGAGTTGGCAGCACAGGCCGAGCCgcaggggagggtggggaagggccCCTGGTGCAAGAGGCCATGAGGAACACCTATGACAGGCACCCCTCACCAGGGCCCACCGGACGCCCTGGGGAGGCATTCCTGAGCGCAGTGAGGGGGCGGAGGGGCGGTGCTGCCGTGCGTGTGCATCCCGTACCTTCTTCCAGAGCAGCAGGGCCGTGACCACGATGCTCAGCACAGTCAGGAGGCCAGTGAAGCAGCAGAGAAGGAGCTTCTGGGGGTCCTGGGGGGGCTCCTGGTACCCCATGTCTAGGAGCGCAGGGAAACAGAGCAGTCAGTTACCCGGGAGAGGTGGGGCACCCCGGACCCCCAAACCCTGTGTTCTCCTTTACCCAGGTCCCCGCTTACAACACCCCCCACAAGAACCCCCAGGCCCCCACCTCGCCTCAGGCCCTCACTCCCACACTCGCTTTGGCCAAGCCCCTCTCTGGCGCTGCCGCGATTCTTATTAAGGGCCAGGACCACATCTTTTGCTTCTTGAGTGCCCGACCTCAGTGAACTGGCCCCACTGAGAGCTGCTGAGGGACCCCGGGTGAGTCATTTCATGCCTGGGGCGGGGGGGCTCCTCTTCTCCACAGGTGCAGCAGTGATTACACGGGCAGGCGTGGTGAGGGTGAAGGGACGGGTTCTCACAGGGCATCCTGCAGGGCAGGTGGCTGCTCTGCACCAAGGGTGGGTGAAGGGCAcagcccagccccttcccttGAGCCATCCATCCTTTCACCcgtccctccatccatccatctggcTGGCAAAAAATTGAGGAGTGCCAATCACGTGCCAGGCATGCCAGTGTCTGTTATTTACCAAGCCCCCTATCACCAGGCACCTGCCCTTGCGTGCAGGAGCTCCTTCACCCCCGGAAAGGATTTTGGCAGGCAGGGTATTGTCATGAAGACCAGGTCCAATGTCACATCCTGGCGAGCGGCTGAACTGGGGTCCCTGGAGTTCCGAAGCCCCAGCCCTACCAGTGGGAGTCTCAGAGGCAGGTCAGAGAGGCATGGCTTCGGTGATGGGCTGTTCTTAAATTTTGGAGTCAATACTCCTTTGAGAACGTGATAAAAACTAGGAATCTGTCCCCAGAAAGATGTACATGAGCCGAGGGTTCGATCACAGGCCGCCACAAACATGCACGTGCACACGCCCAATTCTGCACTCACCCAACCCCCGCCCTATGTCAAAGGGACTCTGAGACCAAGGGGCCAAGGGACCTCTCTCAGGTCATCTGCTAGAGGTGGCCAGAGGCAGATCCAGAAAGGTGGGCCTTTCCACACAAAGGGGGACGTCTCGGCACACCGGCATGGCCAGGCGCTTCCTGAGGATGCTCTGTTCTGTTTCGCCAAAGCTGAAAGATGAGACAAACATCCCCCACTGTAGATCCTATGCCCCAGACTCTGCTGCATGACACCTCTGGGCCCTTCAGTGGGGGAGGAGGCACGGAGGAAGCCTCACCTCTGACCAGGATGAAGGTGCCGTTGCCTTTCACTCTGGAGCCGGCCCAGGAGATGGAGCAGTAGTAGGTGCCAGTGGCTGATGCGTTGGGCAGCTTGAGGGTGACCCGGCACTCCTGGGTGGAGGTCTGGTTCTCTTTTCCCGGGTTGAGTTGGCAGCCAGTCCGCTTCTCAGAGCTGCTGTGGCCCTGGAGGTCCACGCGATAGTAGTGGACTCTGACGTCCTGCAGTTTGGGGGCGTACGGGTGGGTGATTCTGCAGCCGAAGGAAACAGGCTCGTTGGCCAGTGAGACCACAATGGGAGGGCCAATGTGGATCACTGACTGCCCTCCTgcaggggaaggaaaaggagagagtggGGGCTCACTCTCTGGGATGCTCCAATCCCACCTGCTTCCCCGTGAGGACCGTAGCTCACACTCGCACCTCCCGTACACGTGTGTACAGGTGTTGTCCCAAGGGCTTTACACATGACTCTGCACCTCCCAACACAGCCAAGGCAAAGTGTGGAAGAGCTCCATTTTACGCAGAGGAAGAgtctgagggtcagggaggtcaAGCTGCTAGCTTTCAATCTTTCAGCAAGTACCGAGTGGAGCTGCAACCCTGCCCGGGGCTGGAAGACTCCAGACTCCACGCTGCCAACCACTCTCCTTCCCAAAGGCCAAGAAGCTGCATTGGATGAAAACACAGGCCTGAGAAGATTCAAagccagggaaggaggagaagcaaagaggaaggaggcaagaaacaaaataaagaagcccTTCCTGGCAGTGGACACACAGAGGGAGGCAGGTCTGCCTGTGGCTCACCCTGGTCTGAAGGAAGAGGTGCGCCAGGCAACGGGACGGACAAACCCTTCCCTGAATCCGAGTTCGGAGAAAAATGTCCAGCTTTATACACTATGACAAGTGACGCCCCGAGAGCAGTTCTCCGACAGCGCAGAGGTGTTCCACATGGAGCCGCCTGACCGTGATGTTCAATGACCAATGACCGTCACAAAGACAGTTCTGCAggagcacccccccccccgcaaccCGCCCATCAGAGGCACCTGGGAAAACAGTTTGAAAGGCCCCAAAGCAGCAGCTTTCCCAGCTGGGCCTCCCGTCCCCCTGCAGGCTCCTGAGATGCTGGTCAGATTCTGGGCCCGGGTCAGCAGCTgccacctccccactcccagaCTTCAGGGCGCAAGTCCCCTCAGCTTCAATAGGCCCTGTCTACCAGCACCTTCCTTCTCCAGCAGCCGAACAACAGACAGTTCTAAATTGAGGTCGGCAGCGAGCAGCCAAGAACACGCTGGCCAGGTTGTTAATCGGGAGAAGATCATGCGCTGGAGACGCTCGGAGGGAGAGGCAAGATTTATTTTGCTGGGGACGGTGAGGCGTGCGCCTCCCGCCTGCGGTGCCGGGCTGGCATGAGGCCAGGCTGCTTTCTTCTCTGGTGTCTTCAGCTCAGTCCTGAGCTGGATCCCAAGAGGAGGTGAGGCCGGGCCCTCTGGAAGACTCCGGGACAGGGACAGAGACGGCCCTCCACACCCGTTAATCTTTTGAAGTGCTGTTCTCCCTGATATTTTGAGCTTCCTGTTGAGCAACTCAAGAGACAGCCCTTCCCCCCAAAGAACTAAAGGCTCGGGCAGTGCCAGGGCACGACTGGCGTGTCTGGATGTCACAGTGCGTCGGCTCTGTTGTGTGTCACACGTGACGATGCTCCCGTGTGGAGAACCCACTGCCCAGGCCCCGGGCCCCCCTCTAGGGGTGGAGCGGCAGGGGATTTCACGCCACACTCTGTATCTTGGGCTCTGCTGTAGAGTGGCT contains the following coding sequences:
- the NFAM1 gene encoding NFAT activation molecule 1: MERRPARRRGPGLLGLLLLPWTLPLAGGQSVIHIGPPIVVSLANEPVSFGCRITHPYAPKLQDVRVHYYRVDLQGHSSSEKRTGCQLNPGKENQTSTQECRVTLKLPNASATGTYYCSISWAGSRVKGNGTFILVRDMGYQEPPQDPQKLLLCCFTGLLTVLSIVVTALLLWKKKQIQAPRKPPAQKCPAPSTASGQEQPPAESIYTALQRRETEVYSCIQNEASSLPFTQGHLSQEKLHRFKNDSEFNMVYENL